In one window of Haloimpatiens sp. FM7315 DNA:
- a CDS encoding KilA-N domain-containing protein — MPKKKEYKATIHANGADISVVSKGNEDDYISLTDIAKHKNPDAPADIVKNWLRSRSTIEFLGLWEQMNNPDFKLVEFDQFKNESGSNAFVLSPQKWISVTNAIGIISKSGRYGGTYAHKDIAFEFASWVSPEFKLYIIKDYQRLKQDENSKLSLEWNVNRVLSKVNYKIHTDAIKENLISNDLTNKQIGCTYANEADMLNMALFGKIAKQWRDENPDSKGNIRDYATIEQLIVMANLENMNANFIEKGLDEKQRLIELNKIARTQLKSLLDNKSVKKLEDLNRKQLGEGK, encoded by the coding sequence ATGCCTAAAAAGAAAGAATATAAAGCAACTATACATGCAAATGGAGCAGATATTTCTGTTGTTTCAAAAGGAAACGAAGATGATTATATTAGTTTAACTGATATTGCAAAACATAAAAATCCAGACGCCCCCGCTGATATAGTCAAAAATTGGTTAAGAAGTAGAAGCACTATAGAATTTTTAGGGTTGTGGGAGCAGATGAATAATCCAGATTTTAAACTGGTCGAATTCGACCAGTTTAAAAATGAATCTGGTTCTAATGCGTTTGTATTGTCACCACAGAAATGGATATCAGTAACAAATGCAATTGGTATTATTTCAAAATCTGGTAGATATGGTGGAACATATGCGCATAAAGATATTGCTTTTGAATTTGCATCATGGGTTTCACCAGAATTTAAACTGTATATAATTAAAGATTATCAAAGATTAAAGCAAGATGAAAATAGTAAGCTATCTCTTGAATGGAATGTAAATCGTGTGCTTTCTAAAGTAAATTATAAAATACACACAGATGCCATAAAAGAAAATCTAATTTCTAATGATTTAACAAATAAGCAAATAGGATGTACATATGCAAATGAGGCAGATATGTTAAATATGGCTTTGTTTGGGAAAATCGCAAAGCAGTGGCGGGATGAAAATCCAGATTCAAAAGGTAATATAAGAGATTATGCAACAATTGAACAGCTTATTGTAATGGCTAATCTTGAAAACATGAATGCTAATTTTATTGAAAAAGGTTTAGATGAAAAACAAAGACTTATAGAATTAAACAAGATAGCAAGAACACAGTTAAAATCATTATTAGATAATAAGAGTGTTAAAAAATTAGAAGACTTAAACAGAAAACAATTAGGTGAGGGTAAGTAA
- a CDS encoding transposase, translating into MIIGKNFVSLIRHIPEKNFKMIRYYGIYAKNTKHKNKFFKLVNEKVAEFKRKMSNWQTRIMLTFGVNPLRCEKCGAQMKFYDIYYKNKSVREKFREKIMNGNKRKIEELMYNYGVIKGIIRDKIEPLYV; encoded by the coding sequence TTGATAATTGGGAAAAATTTCGTAAGCTTAATAAGACATATACCAGAAAAAAATTTTAAGATGATAAGATATTATGGAATATATGCAAAAAATACAAAACATAAGAATAAATTTTTTAAGTTAGTAAATGAGAAAGTAGCTGAGTTTAAGAGGAAAATGAGTAATTGGCAAACAAGAATAATGCTTACATTTGGGGTGAATCCCTTAAGATGTGAGAAGTGTGGAGCACAAATGAAATTTTATGATATATATTATAAAAATAAAAGTGTAAGAGAAAAATTTAGAGAAAAAATAATGAATGGAAATAAGAGAAAAATAGAAGAGTTAATGTATAATTATGGTGTTATTAAAGGTATAATTCGTGATAAAATAGAGCCACTATATGTATAA
- a CDS encoding response regulator transcription factor — translation MRLLIIEDEVELAKALQTGLTKLGFAVDVSNDGLEGEEKALITQYDIVVLDLNLPSKNGIEICKTLRKENIKSSIIMLTARDSISDRTLGLDSGADDYLTKPFAFEELRARIQALVRRAYGKSNPVITIGKLSINPLSRIAIYDNTEITLTSREFDILEFMAVKYPEVISTEDILEHVWNENIDSFSNVVRVHLANLRRKLKNVVGYSVIETIKGKGYRLCSNLKQE, via the coding sequence ATGAGATTGTTAATTATTGAAGATGAAGTTGAATTGGCAAAGGCACTACAAACTGGTCTTACTAAACTAGGATTTGCTGTAGATGTTTCAAATGATGGACTTGAAGGGGAAGAAAAAGCTCTTATAACACAATACGATATTGTTGTTTTGGATTTAAATTTACCAAGCAAAAATGGTATTGAAATATGTAAAACTTTAAGAAAGGAAAATATAAAATCTTCTATTATTATGCTTACAGCAAGAGACAGTATTTCAGATAGAACTCTTGGTTTAGATAGTGGGGCAGATGATTATTTAACAAAACCTTTTGCTTTTGAAGAACTTAGAGCCAGAATTCAAGCTCTTGTCAGGAGAGCTTATGGTAAAAGCAATCCAGTTATAACTATTGGAAAACTGAGTATAAATCCACTTTCTAGAATTGCTATTTATGATAATACAGAAATAACTTTAACCTCAAGGGAATTTGATATTTTAGAATTTATGGCTGTTAAATATCCAGAGGTTATATCTACTGAAGACATATTAGAACATGTATGGAATGAAAATATAGATTCTTTTTCTAATGTTGTAAGGGTTCATCTAGCTAATTTAAGAAGAAAACTAAAAAACGTAGTAGGATATTCAGTAATAGAAACAATTAAAGGAAAGGGGTATAGATTATGCTCAAACTTAAAACAAGAATAG
- a CDS encoding sensor histidine kinase has protein sequence MLKLKTRIALIYCIFIAVTLSILFIIFNLTLKNNLSKMPLIEKIYPSGVYVTVHQVPKNVTSLEKNIGANPEKLSKVNVNTVQFDKLIINELLKRLILMSLISISIILIFAFYLSRYLSTVAMKPIDYITDSIKKLSPENLNLYLDKLNSHDEIVKLATSYNENMKKLNRTFSDLEKFNSYASHELRNSLAILKVKIETGCENEELDKYVDKVKETIDDMLILSSRQMKNNQELVDVALVTAQAVDEYSSIGRRIELDIPEEGVSLIFGNKIWLYRCICNLLDNAIKYSDKEFPIYVCIKEQFNAVIISVKDYGIGISKKEQEKIWEPYYSINSTRNVHGIGLSLINNVVDLCGGMVWVQSTKGKGSTFFISIPVSLS, from the coding sequence ATGCTCAAACTTAAAACAAGAATAGCCTTAATTTATTGTATTTTTATTGCTGTAACATTATCTATTCTCTTTATAATTTTCAACTTAACCTTAAAAAATAATTTAAGCAAAATGCCTTTAATTGAAAAAATATATCCTTCTGGTGTTTATGTTACAGTACATCAAGTTCCTAAAAATGTTACGTCTTTAGAGAAAAATATAGGGGCAAATCCAGAAAAATTATCAAAAGTCAATGTGAATACTGTTCAATTTGATAAATTAATAATAAATGAACTATTAAAAAGATTAATACTCATGTCTTTAATATCTATTAGCATTATTTTAATATTTGCTTTTTATTTAAGCCGATATTTATCAACTGTTGCAATGAAACCTATAGATTATATAACTGATTCTATTAAAAAATTATCTCCTGAAAATTTAAACTTATATTTAGACAAGTTAAACTCACATGATGAAATAGTAAAATTAGCAACTTCATATAATGAAAACATGAAAAAATTAAATAGAACATTCTCTGACTTAGAAAAATTCAATTCTTATGCTTCTCATGAACTTAGAAATTCTCTAGCTATTCTTAAAGTTAAAATTGAAACAGGTTGCGAAAATGAGGAACTTGATAAATATGTAGATAAGGTAAAAGAAACAATTGATGATATGTTGATTTTATCTTCAAGACAAATGAAAAATAATCAAGAATTAGTTGATGTAGCTTTAGTTACAGCGCAGGCAGTTGATGAATATTCTTCTATAGGAAGAAGGATAGAACTAGATATTCCTGAAGAAGGAGTGTCTTTAATATTTGGCAACAAAATATGGTTATATAGATGTATTTGTAATTTATTAGATAATGCAATTAAGTACAGTGATAAAGAATTTCCTATATATGTCTGTATAAAAGAACAATTTAATGCTGTTATTATTTCGGTAAAGGATTATGGTATTGGTATTTCAAAGAAAGAACAAGAAAAAATTTGGGAGCCTTACTACAGTATAAATTCAACTAGAAACGTTCATGGTATAGGTTTATCATTAATAAATAATGTAGTGGATTTATGTGGTGGTATGGTCTGGGTACAAAGTACTAAAGGAAAGGGCAGTACATTTTTCATTTCAATTCCTGTTTCTTTATCTTAG
- a CDS encoding ABC transporter permease, which yields MKNGSPTKVKIDPITTDKADRYAKSKYVTDYDYTKEIPLTTDKKVVGENTNNGNVNMRIGSVSGDNTEMPKLKLVSNLKPKYQSEFRSGNKAIVDGRFYTEEEVNKKEPVAVISKNLADLNNLKVGDTLIVKSVGDAKKSANLKIIGLYQDKIQQDNNMPIPYMYRDNEVYTTLTIARDLFGNDDQKPVINAATYFIDDPKNIQAFKEEVKSLGLNLENYVMDANDDTYTKMAGPLEKLNSVIKIFLIIVIITGSAIMMLLMTMITRERKFEVGILRALGLKRSKIAFQFITETLIVVSLALGIGVISGGTVSQKAADYLLQREITVQKESEKEKEANTFGNVIMMGQDSSTNKTNVEPIDKIDIKVENKEIFRLILIGLFISSAGSIVSSYWIMKYEPMKILSNRT from the coding sequence ATGAAAAATGGAAGTCCAACAAAGGTAAAGATAGACCCTATAACAACAGATAAAGCAGATAGGTATGCAAAATCTAAATATGTTACTGATTATGATTATACTAAGGAGATACCTTTGACAACAGATAAAAAAGTTGTTGGTGAAAATACTAATAATGGAAATGTCAATATGAGAATAGGATCGGTAAGTGGTGATAATACTGAGATGCCTAAACTTAAATTAGTAAGTAATTTAAAGCCCAAGTATCAAAGTGAGTTTAGAAGCGGGAACAAAGCTATTGTAGATGGAAGATTTTACACTGAAGAAGAAGTAAACAAAAAAGAGCCAGTTGCTGTTATAAGTAAAAATTTAGCTGATTTGAATAATTTAAAAGTTGGTGATACCTTAATTGTTAAATCTGTAGGAGATGCAAAAAAGTCAGCAAATTTAAAAATTATAGGATTATATCAAGATAAAATTCAACAAGATAATAATATGCCTATTCCATATATGTATAGAGATAATGAGGTGTATACCACTTTAACTATAGCACGTGATTTATTTGGAAATGATGATCAAAAACCTGTTATAAATGCAGCGACTTATTTTATAGATGATCCTAAGAATATTCAAGCTTTTAAGGAGGAGGTTAAGTCTTTAGGTTTGAATCTAGAAAATTACGTAATGGATGCTAATGATGATACTTATACAAAAATGGCAGGTCCTTTAGAAAAATTAAATTCTGTAATCAAAATATTTTTGATTATTGTTATTATAACAGGTTCTGCAATTATGATGTTACTTATGACAATGATAACACGTGAAAGAAAATTTGAGGTAGGAATCTTAAGAGCATTAGGACTTAAAAGGTCAAAGATTGCGTTTCAATTTATAACTGAAACTTTGATAGTTGTATCATTGGCATTAGGTATTGGAGTGATATCAGGTGGAACAGTATCTCAAAAGGCAGCAGACTATTTACTTCAAAGGGAGATAACAGTTCAAAAGGAATCCGAAAAAGAAAAAGAAGCCAATACTTTTGGAAACGTAATAATGATGGGACAAGATTCTTCAACAAATAAAACTAATGTAGAGCCTATAGATAAAATTGATATTAAAGTGGAAAATAAAGAGATTTTTAGACTAATATTAATTGGATTGTTTATATCCTCTGCTGGAAGTATAGTTTCATCTTACTGGATTATGAAATATGAGCCAATGAAAATTTTGAGTAACCGCACATAG
- a CDS encoding ATP-binding cassette domain-containing protein, with the protein MGNILELKDVSYVYNSSNERVNAVKNANASFENGKLYAITGRSGSGKTTLLSLMAGLDNVSEGSILFKGKPLNNTNRNYYRSHQIGVIFQSFNLLPHLTALENVMLSLEIAKFTHKDRKKEP; encoded by the coding sequence ATGGGAAATATATTAGAATTAAAGGATGTTTCATATGTATATAATAGTTCAAATGAAAGAGTTAATGCTGTAAAAAATGCTAATGCTTCCTTTGAAAATGGAAAACTTTATGCAATAACTGGTCGCTCAGGATCTGGAAAAACTACTCTGCTATCTCTTATGGCTGGACTTGATAATGTATCTGAAGGAAGTATATTATTTAAGGGCAAACCTTTAAATAATACAAATAGAAATTATTACAGAAGTCATCAAATTGGTGTAATATTTCAATCATTTAATTTACTGCCACATTTAACAGCTTTAGAAAATGTAATGCTTTCTCTAGAGATTGCTAAGTTTACTCATAAAGATAGAAAAAAAGAGCCTTAG
- a CDS encoding ATP-binding cassette domain-containing protein codes for MTKVGISKEEINRRVLKLSGGQQQRIAIARALAPNPELILADEPTGNLDNDTGNAVISLLLDIAHKENKVVVMITHSKSIADMCDEIYGMKDGKLLPIKVT; via the coding sequence TTGACTAAAGTTGGTATTAGCAAAGAAGAAATAAACAGAAGAGTTTTAAAATTAAGTGGAGGTCAACAGCAAAGAATTGCTATTGCAAGAGCTTTAGCTCCAAATCCTGAACTAATACTAGCAGATGAACCTACTGGTAATTTAGATAATGATACAGGAAATGCAGTAATTAGTTTATTGCTAGATATTGCTCATAAGGAAAACAAAGTAGTTGTTATGATAACCCATTCTAAAAGTATTGCAGATATGTGTGATGAAATCTATGGAATGAAAGATGGCAAATTATTACCAATTAAAGTAACTTAA
- the bioD gene encoding dethiobiotin synthase — protein sequence MSKGIFITGTDTHAGKTVVTAALMYLLRKNKYDSCYFKGALSGAVECDNRLIPGDAKFALEVSGLKESYENILPYVYKNAVSPHLASKLEDNLINIDVIKEKFNILKKKYDYIVMEGSGGIVCPLINTENEVYLLEDLIKELNMNVIVVARASLGTINHSVITVKYIESIGIKVKGIIINGYEKNYLCDDNIKMIKKLTNVPILAVLPKINSVESSLGIEKLRNEIEKSLNVDDLINSMDEI from the coding sequence ATGAGTAAAGGAATATTTATTACTGGTACTGACACTCATGCAGGTAAAACGGTAGTTACTGCAGCACTTATGTATCTTTTACGAAAAAATAAATATGACAGCTGCTATTTTAAAGGAGCCTTAAGTGGTGCTGTAGAATGTGATAATAGACTTATTCCTGGAGACGCTAAATTTGCACTGGAAGTAAGTGGGCTTAAGGAATCTTATGAAAATATACTTCCTTATGTATATAAAAATGCTGTTTCCCCTCACCTAGCTTCTAAATTAGAGGATAACTTAATTAATATAGATGTAATAAAAGAAAAATTTAATATTCTTAAGAAAAAATATGACTACATAGTAATGGAGGGAAGCGGTGGAATAGTATGTCCTTTAATAAATACCGAAAATGAAGTATATCTTTTAGAAGACTTAATTAAAGAACTTAATATGAATGTAATTGTAGTAGCTAGAGCCTCTTTAGGCACAATAAATCATTCTGTTATAACTGTTAAATATATAGAAAGCATTGGTATAAAAGTTAAAGGTATCATAATTAATGGATATGAGAAAAATTATCTATGCGATGATAACATAAAAATGATTAAAAAACTTACAAATGTTCCTATTTTAGCTGTACTTCCAAAAATAAATTCTGTAGAAAGTTCTTTAGGAATAGAGAAGTTAAGAAATGAAATAGAAAAATCTTTAAATGTAGATGATTTAATAAATTCTATGGATGAAATCTAA